CCTGGGAAGTACGGCCGCAAGGCTAAAACTCAAAGGAATAGACGGGAGCTCGCACAAGCGGTGGAACATGTGGTTCAATTCGACACTAAGCGAGGAACCTTACCAGGGCTTGAAATTCACCTGAAGGTGTCCCGAAAGGGGTGCCGTCTTACAAGGACAGGTGTCCAGGCGCTGCATGGTTGTCGTCAGCTCGTGCCTTGAGGTGTTCCGTTAAGTCGGGAAACGAGCGCAACCCCTATTGCCTGTTATAAGTGTCAGGCGAGACTGCCTTCGCAAAGAGGGAGGAAGGTGGGGATGACGTCAAATCAGCATGGCCCTCTGATGCCCTGGGCTACACACGTGTTACAATGGCCGGTACAAAGGGTCGCCAACCCGCAAGGGGGAGCCAATCCCACCAAAACCGGTCCCAGTCCGGATTGAGGGCTGCAACCCGCCCTCATGAAGCCGGAATCGCTAGTAAACGCCGATCAGCCTCGCGGCGTTGAATACGTTCTCGAGCTTTGTACTCACCGCCCGTCAAGTCAAGGGAGTCGGTAATGCCCGAAGATTATCTTTATGATGAGCTAAGGCAAGATCGATAACAGGGGCTAAGTCGTAACAAGGCATCGGTAGCGGAAGCTGTCGATGGAACATTTCTTTACTAGAAATATATCTTACAAGGATATATTTCTGGGTGTCGGTACGGACGTCGTATAAGTGTACGGTATTGTGCGGTGTTGTGTGGATCGAACCACCACGCCGCACCAAACGGTATGCTGCAGCGGCGAATAAGCCGTAAGTGTTTGCCGAAGGACTTTGGAAGATCGGCTCGTTTCCGGTGACGTCCACCGGAAAATTCAGGGCAACGAAAAGCACAAAAACCCCCTTTTGCGGGGGTTTTTGTGTTTTTTCATTTTATTTGAAAGGATCCCCCGCATAGGGTAATCTTATAAAATGAGAGAGGCAGGATCCGAACCAAAATCTTATACTATAGTAGAGACGGAGAGGAAGGAAGCCTATGAACGCCTGTGCGAGGGCAAGCCCGACGCCCTTTATATTTTGGCTCGTGATATTGTAAAAAATGAAGCAACCGGAGAATATAAATCGGGAAGTTACGGGAGCAAAGGAGACGTCCATGGGTTGATGGGTGGCGCAAAGGCCCGAAGTATCGCGGCGGCCGAACTACATCGTTTCTTTCCCGAAGCAAAAGTGGTTGCCAATAGCTGGATAAAGACTGAACCGGCAAGCTTTGCCCGTGTAACTGCCGAAGAACTCCAGAAAAGGGGCGTAGATGAAAAAACGATCATTCTTCAAGAAAACTCCTACTCTACATTTACTGAACTTCTCGAGCTTATAAAGCTAATCGCGGCAAACGACTGGCATCACGTATCGGTAATAACCAGCGACTTCCATATCCCGAGGTCGAAGGCAATGCTTGAGCATATTGACGAGCTCCATGATCCAAACGGCTACTGGGAACAACCGGAAGTTCAGGAAGCCCTAAAAAAATTTAAAGAAATGCGATCAAGTGTACGAATCACTTTTGTCTCCGCGGAAGAAGTGCTGCTTGCGACTAGCCCGCATTATAAAAAAGTCGTTGACGAGGCACGAGGGCTTCCCGCCTGGAAAACCACAATGGAAATGGAGCAGGCTGGAACGGCACAGGTTCTTGAAGGGACATATTGGAAGAACCTTCCGCCAACATCTGTAAAGCAATAGCTTTTTCTAATTGATGTGCCCTCGACAGGAATTGAACCTGTACTACCTCCTTCGGAGGGAGGCGTTGTATCCGTTCAACTACGAGGGCATGATGCTCACTGTTATACACTATTTACGCGCCGCGGTAAATCCCGCACTTATCGCGATAAGTGCGGAGCAAACTCCATAGAAACCCCCGACACTAATCGTCCGCAGTCGGTATATCCGTAGACATGTGA
The window above is part of the bacterium genome. Proteins encoded here:
- a CDS encoding YdcF family protein, whose product is MREAGSEPKSYTIVETERKEAYERLCEGKPDALYILARDIVKNEATGEYKSGSYGSKGDVHGLMGGAKARSIAAAELHRFFPEAKVVANSWIKTEPASFARVTAEELQKRGVDEKTIILQENSYSTFTELLELIKLIAANDWHHVSVITSDFHIPRSKAMLEHIDELHDPNGYWEQPEVQEALKKFKEMRSSVRITFVSAEEVLLATSPHYKKVVDEARGLPAWKTTMEMEQAGTAQVLEGTYWKNLPPTSVKQ